A genomic stretch from Nocardia wallacei includes:
- a CDS encoding DsbA family protein: MSKNPRGKNPLASVQGADRTRTILIQVGVGAVLVALIAAIGISVAVKQSKKNDPGPTPSVAAQPAAPDAVSGSITDNGAIRIGKPGAKVTVRVVADLQCPACQAFEQANGKVLEDAVQAGTAAVEYNVIAFLDKMSSGTRYSSRGANAAYCVAEADPTKFLPWLSTMYQQQPPENGTGLTDEQIVQIAQAAGYTDPATAECITGDKYDKYVQRTTKDVLDEGIQSTPSVFVNGTAVKSSQELMQPDGLRQTIEAAAK, translated from the coding sequence GTGAGCAAGAATCCGCGTGGTAAGAACCCGCTGGCCTCGGTGCAGGGTGCCGATCGCACTCGCACCATCCTGATCCAGGTGGGTGTCGGGGCCGTGCTGGTCGCGCTCATCGCCGCCATCGGCATCAGCGTCGCGGTGAAGCAGTCGAAGAAGAACGATCCCGGGCCCACGCCGTCGGTCGCCGCCCAGCCGGCCGCTCCGGACGCCGTTTCCGGTTCGATCACCGACAACGGCGCCATCCGCATCGGCAAGCCCGGCGCCAAGGTCACCGTGCGCGTCGTCGCCGACCTGCAGTGCCCGGCGTGCCAGGCGTTCGAGCAGGCCAACGGCAAGGTGCTCGAGGACGCGGTGCAGGCCGGTACGGCCGCGGTCGAGTACAACGTGATCGCCTTCCTGGACAAGATGTCCTCGGGCACCCGCTACTCCTCGCGCGGCGCGAATGCCGCCTACTGCGTGGCCGAGGCCGACCCCACCAAGTTCCTGCCGTGGCTGAGCACCATGTACCAGCAGCAGCCGCCGGAGAACGGCACCGGCCTGACCGACGAGCAGATCGTGCAGATCGCGCAGGCCGCCGGCTACACCGATCCGGCCACCGCCGAGTGCATCACCGGCGACAAGTACGACAAGTACGTACAGAGGACCACCAAGGACGTGCTGGACGAGGGCATCCAGTCCACACCGTCGGTGTTCGTGAACGGCACCGCGGTCAAGAGTTCGCAGGAACTCATGCAGCCCGACGGCCTGCGCCAGACCATCGAGGCCGCCGCGAAGTGA
- a CDS encoding vitamin K epoxide reductase family protein, giving the protein MTTRSAWILLVGGLAGWIASVTLTVERFKLFMDPGYKPSCSINPILSCGSVMDTDQAAVFGFPNPLIGVVGFSVLVTLAVLAIAGVGFPRWIWGGLWLGLLLGIGFIGWLIFQSLYRINALCPYCMVVWAATPILLAVVTDQLWRDARGPLRVVAEWRWTVVVVFYAVVLVLVFLRFQDYWMSLV; this is encoded by the coding sequence ATGACGACACGTTCCGCGTGGATCCTGCTGGTCGGCGGGCTCGCGGGCTGGATCGCCTCGGTCACGTTGACCGTGGAGCGGTTCAAGCTGTTCATGGATCCCGGCTACAAACCCTCGTGCAGCATCAATCCGATCCTGTCGTGCGGGTCGGTGATGGATACCGATCAGGCCGCGGTGTTCGGATTCCCGAACCCGCTGATCGGCGTGGTCGGCTTCTCGGTACTGGTCACCCTCGCCGTGCTGGCCATCGCCGGGGTCGGGTTCCCGCGCTGGATCTGGGGCGGGTTGTGGCTCGGACTGCTGCTCGGGATCGGCTTCATCGGCTGGCTGATCTTCCAGAGCCTGTACCGCATCAACGCGTTGTGCCCGTACTGCATGGTGGTGTGGGCCGCCACGCCGATCCTGCTGGCGGTGGTCACCGACCAGCTCTGGCGCGACGCGCGCGGGCCGCTGCGCGTCGTCGCGGAGTGGCGCTGGACCGTCGTGGTGGTGTTCTACGCCGTGGTGCTGGTGCTGGTGTTCCTGCGGTTCCAGGACTACTGGATGTCGCTGGTCTGA
- a CDS encoding S1C family serine protease gives MGVHEAGVAMYDDRRTDDRVAGRAGRPVRAGRAVAALCVMVLAVVAFLGYEGDLPRWAYDVGRPTATLLGPPLPPMDPAAVAAAVEPELANINVSIKPAGTSAAGSGIVLTADGQVLTSHHVVKGAQSISVGDIGTGGRYAATVLGYDSEADIALLSLTNAANLPVARIGSSAALRIGDEVLAIGNAGGTGSPTATPGTVTALGSSITARDSADLTSKVLTGMIEVAAPVVSGQSGGALADRYGAVVGVVTAATGDLAKATGRANGYAVPIDTAMRVVRQIRSGMPTDTVHVGPTATLGVITSNAEPAGARIESAVYGLPAYAAGLSAGEVITAIDGRPVATVQTLKAVLNQRKPNDAVHLDLTAADGSQRTAVVVLVAGPPN, from the coding sequence ATGGGTGTGCACGAGGCGGGAGTGGCCATGTACGACGATCGGCGGACCGACGACCGGGTCGCGGGTAGGGCCGGACGACCGGTACGGGCGGGCCGCGCCGTCGCCGCGCTGTGCGTGATGGTGCTGGCCGTGGTCGCCTTTCTCGGCTACGAGGGCGACCTGCCGCGCTGGGCCTACGACGTCGGGCGCCCCACCGCCACGCTGCTCGGTCCGCCGCTGCCGCCGATGGACCCGGCCGCCGTCGCCGCGGCGGTGGAGCCCGAGCTGGCCAATATCAACGTCTCCATCAAGCCGGCCGGGACGAGCGCGGCCGGCTCGGGCATCGTGCTCACCGCAGACGGGCAGGTGCTGACCAGCCACCACGTCGTCAAGGGCGCGCAATCCATCAGCGTCGGGGATATCGGAACCGGCGGCCGGTACGCCGCGACGGTGCTCGGCTACGACTCCGAGGCCGACATCGCGCTGCTGTCGCTGACGAACGCCGCGAACCTGCCGGTGGCCCGTATCGGTAGCTCGGCCGCGCTGCGCATCGGTGACGAGGTGCTGGCCATCGGCAATGCGGGCGGCACCGGCAGCCCGACCGCGACACCCGGCACGGTGACGGCACTCGGGTCCTCCATCACCGCGCGCGATTCCGCGGACCTGACCAGCAAGGTGTTGACCGGAATGATCGAGGTGGCCGCGCCGGTGGTGTCCGGGCAGTCCGGCGGCGCGCTCGCCGACCGCTACGGCGCGGTGGTCGGCGTGGTCACCGCCGCGACCGGTGATCTGGCCAAGGCGACGGGCCGGGCGAACGGTTACGCCGTGCCGATCGATACGGCCATGCGCGTGGTCCGCCAGATCCGTTCGGGTATGCCGACCGACACCGTGCACGTGGGCCCGACCGCCACGCTGGGGGTGATCACCTCGAACGCCGAACCCGCCGGGGCGCGCATCGAATCGGCGGTCTACGGGCTGCCCGCCTACGCCGCCGGGCTCTCCGCCGGGGAGGTGATCACGGCCATCGACGGCCGCCCGGTCGCCACCGTGCAGACGCTGAAAGCCGTTCTGAACCAACGCAAACCGAACGACGCGGTGCACCTCGATCTCACCGCGGCCGACGGGTCCCAGCGCACGGCCGTCGTGGTGCTCGTCGCGGGCCCGCCGAACTAG
- a CDS encoding ZIP family metal transporter, translating into MCARPWHMLIVVAILLSLISLISTLAGGLIAVRIGERKRVVLGLAAGVMLGVVAFDLIPDALAESSYTVAGVPGAVVAAVVGFFTVHILEQATAIHVGHESEFGRHTHDFRSVGIVAACGLIFHSMLDGLSIGVGFQAGTALGVSVAIAVICHDFADGFNAFTIPTLYGNAHRRALLLLWLDALAPVVGAVIGTLVHIPADLAGLYLGYFAGFLLYLATGDILPEAHAGRPSRLVLLCTIAGAAFMFVVAALNH; encoded by the coding sequence ATGTGCGCTCGCCCGTGGCACATGCTGATCGTCGTGGCGATACTGCTCTCGCTGATCTCCCTGATCTCGACGCTGGCGGGCGGACTGATCGCGGTCCGCATCGGCGAGCGCAAGCGCGTCGTGCTCGGCTTGGCGGCGGGTGTCATGCTCGGCGTGGTCGCCTTCGACCTGATCCCGGACGCGCTGGCCGAGTCGTCCTACACCGTGGCGGGGGTGCCCGGTGCCGTCGTCGCGGCGGTCGTGGGCTTCTTCACCGTGCACATCCTCGAACAGGCGACGGCCATCCATGTCGGGCACGAGAGTGAATTCGGCAGGCACACCCACGATTTCCGGTCGGTCGGCATCGTCGCGGCCTGCGGCCTGATCTTCCACAGCATGCTCGACGGCCTCAGCATCGGCGTCGGTTTCCAGGCCGGGACGGCGCTCGGCGTCTCCGTGGCGATCGCGGTGATCTGCCACGATTTCGCCGACGGTTTCAACGCCTTCACGATCCCGACCCTGTACGGCAATGCCCATCGCCGGGCGCTGCTGCTGTTGTGGCTCGATGCGCTGGCTCCGGTGGTGGGCGCGGTGATCGGCACCCTCGTGCACATCCCGGCCGACCTGGCCGGGCTGTACCTCGGCTACTTCGCGGGCTTCCTGCTCTACCTGGCGACCGGCGACATCCTGCCCGAGGCACATGCCGGGCGGCCGTCGCGGCTGGTGCTGCTGTGCACGATCGCGGGAGCGGCATTCATGTTCGTGGTGGCCGCCCTGAATCATTGA
- a CDS encoding NAD(P)-dependent alcohol dehydrogenase, translated as MTTTAAAYAVSSPEGPFAKTTIERRDLGPHDVLIDIKYAGICHSDIHTARDEWHGTTYPCVPGHEIAGIVAAVGSAVTKHRVGDRVGVGCMVDSCGECGPCVAGEEQYCTRDAVMTYNTAVPEEVQPGGHTFGGYSTQVVVTEHFVVSIPEGIGLDVAAPLLCAGVTLFSPLRHWNAGPGKKVAIIGMGGLGHVGVKIAAAMGAEVTVLSHSLSKQDDGRRFGAHHYYATSDKETFRTLRGEFDLILNTVSADLPMDRYMKLLNLDGTLVILGLPDNPLQVKPFTLAGFRRSLAGSMIGGIPQTQEMLNFCAEHGIGAEIEVISADRIDEAYDRVVASDVRYRFVIDAATM; from the coding sequence ATGACCACGACCGCCGCCGCCTACGCCGTCTCGAGCCCCGAGGGGCCCTTCGCCAAGACCACGATCGAGCGTCGCGACCTCGGGCCACACGACGTGCTGATCGACATCAAGTACGCGGGCATCTGCCACTCCGACATCCACACCGCCCGCGACGAGTGGCACGGCACCACCTATCCGTGCGTCCCCGGGCACGAGATCGCGGGCATCGTCGCCGCCGTCGGCTCGGCGGTGACCAAGCACCGGGTCGGCGATCGCGTCGGCGTCGGCTGCATGGTCGACTCATGCGGCGAATGCGGGCCCTGTGTCGCCGGTGAGGAGCAGTACTGCACCCGCGACGCGGTGATGACCTACAACACCGCGGTGCCCGAGGAGGTCCAGCCGGGCGGCCACACCTTCGGCGGCTACTCGACGCAGGTGGTCGTGACCGAGCACTTCGTCGTGTCGATCCCGGAAGGTATCGGACTCGACGTGGCCGCGCCGCTGCTGTGCGCCGGGGTCACGCTGTTCTCGCCGCTGCGGCATTGGAACGCCGGACCCGGCAAGAAGGTGGCGATCATCGGCATGGGCGGCCTCGGCCACGTCGGTGTCAAGATCGCCGCGGCGATGGGCGCGGAGGTGACGGTGCTCAGCCACTCGCTGAGCAAGCAGGACGACGGCCGCCGCTTCGGCGCCCACCACTACTACGCGACCAGCGACAAGGAGACCTTCCGGACGCTGCGCGGCGAATTCGACCTGATCCTCAATACCGTCTCCGCCGATCTGCCCATGGACCGGTACATGAAGCTGCTGAACCTGGACGGCACCCTGGTCATCCTGGGCCTGCCCGACAACCCGCTGCAGGTGAAGCCGTTCACCCTGGCCGGGTTCCGCCGCTCGCTCGCCGGATCGATGATCGGCGGCATCCCGCAGACCCAGGAGATGCTGAACTTCTGCGCCGAGCACGGGATCGGCGCGGAGATCGAAGTGATCTCCGCAGACCGCATCGACGAGGCCTACGACCGGGTGGTCGCCAGCGATGTCCGCTACCGCTTCGTCATCGACGCCGCCACCATGTGA
- a CDS encoding phthiocerol/phthiodiolone dimycocerosyl transferase family protein, whose translation MTTQRPLSLFESGYFRADARFGSVPVGGMPLFIGSTVVGEIDAEVLRAVLAELAAQHPLLGSVQAEDGGVPVLRRSAEPQPPLTVAAGDEIEYVRLVNEPQDWGAGLFRAVLLRDGEQSRIVLVIHHGIADGRSAFAVLDEMWQRYTARLRGTPVPVSAPAEMPRAVDDRLVETISVADIEDLLDRMRSMLTAPPAMLPKTTGSGAARGFLVAERIELGERETAAFVAAARAAGISVNSLLSGCAVHAVRGLLDGPGDLPMVCGYAADLRSALDPRLPDSTVLNCASGWGTALSVAADADPVALGRLVDADVRAALDRRDPARMIVAGRHIRDEQTAAVLAGQPSIALSNIGRIPAHEVPDGVTVLRDNVFAMNPGMPPKLTAFTLADRLTVQVEYDTAEHGREQMGELRRALTDLLHGAAARPHMVAASMTKR comes from the coding sequence ATGACCACGCAGCGTCCGCTGTCCCTGTTCGAATCCGGCTACTTCCGCGCCGACGCCCGCTTCGGTTCCGTGCCCGTCGGCGGCATGCCGCTGTTCATCGGTTCGACCGTCGTGGGTGAGATCGATGCGGAGGTGCTGCGCGCGGTGCTGGCGGAGCTGGCGGCGCAGCACCCGCTGCTCGGCAGCGTGCAGGCCGAGGACGGCGGTGTGCCCGTGCTGCGGCGATCGGCCGAGCCACAGCCGCCGCTGACGGTCGCCGCCGGGGACGAGATCGAGTACGTCCGCCTCGTCAACGAGCCGCAGGACTGGGGCGCGGGATTGTTCCGCGCCGTGCTGCTGCGCGATGGCGAGCAGAGCCGGATCGTCTTGGTGATACACCACGGAATCGCCGACGGCCGTTCGGCTTTCGCTGTTCTGGACGAGATGTGGCAGCGCTACACCGCACGGCTGCGCGGCACTCCGGTCCCGGTGTCCGCACCCGCGGAAATGCCGCGGGCCGTGGACGACCGTCTGGTCGAGACGATCTCCGTCGCGGACATCGAGGACCTGCTCGACCGGATGCGGTCGATGCTCACCGCACCGCCCGCCATGCTGCCGAAGACAACGGGCTCCGGCGCGGCCCGAGGCTTCCTCGTGGCCGAGCGAATCGAGTTGGGGGAGCGGGAGACCGCGGCCTTCGTGGCGGCGGCGCGGGCCGCCGGGATCTCGGTCAACAGCCTGCTGAGCGGGTGCGCGGTGCACGCCGTGCGCGGCCTGCTGGACGGCCCCGGCGACCTGCCGATGGTGTGCGGCTACGCCGCGGACCTACGCTCCGCGCTGGACCCGCGCCTGCCCGACAGCACCGTGCTCAACTGCGCCTCGGGCTGGGGCACGGCACTGTCGGTGGCGGCGGACGCCGATCCGGTGGCGCTCGGCCGCCTCGTCGACGCCGACGTGCGGGCCGCGCTGGACCGCCGGGATCCGGCGCGAATGATAGTGGCGGGTCGCCACATTCGGGACGAGCAGACCGCCGCCGTGCTGGCCGGACAGCCCAGCATCGCGCTGTCCAACATCGGCCGGATACCCGCGCACGAGGTGCCGGACGGCGTTACGGTGTTGCGGGACAACGTCTTCGCGATGAACCCGGGCATGCCGCCCAAGCTCACCGCCTTCACCCTCGCCGACCGGCTCACCGTCCAGGTCGAGTACGACACCGCCGAACACGGCCGGGAACAGATGGGCGAGTTGCGCCGTGCTCTGACCGACCTGCTGCACGGCGCCGCCGCCCGGCCTCACATGGTGGCGGCGTCGATGACGAAGCGGTAG
- a CDS encoding TetR/AcrR family transcriptional regulator, with protein MGTRDDLLAAAKQCLADRGYARTTVRDIVSASGSNLAAINYHFGTRDALLNQAMIESTTEAVQQILDAITASDAARPDARLAAFLRKLTTTFTADRALWAANIESLAQALHSGDVRNELSAKQQDARRSLAGMLLPDESDPDDDIGVVLLTLLDGMLIQWLLAPSVAPTPDRVITGLRAIVHALDSGR; from the coding sequence GTGGGAACACGCGACGATCTCCTGGCCGCGGCCAAGCAGTGCCTGGCCGACCGCGGCTACGCCCGGACCACCGTGCGCGACATCGTGTCCGCTTCGGGCAGCAATCTCGCCGCCATCAACTACCACTTCGGCACCCGCGACGCATTGCTGAATCAGGCGATGATCGAATCGACGACCGAGGCCGTCCAGCAGATTCTCGACGCGATCACCGCCAGCGACGCCGCCCGGCCGGACGCGCGCCTGGCGGCCTTCCTCCGGAAGCTGACCACCACCTTCACCGCGGACCGCGCCCTGTGGGCCGCCAATATCGAAAGTCTCGCCCAGGCGCTGCATTCCGGCGATGTGCGAAACGAATTGTCGGCCAAACAACAGGACGCCCGCCGTTCACTCGCGGGCATGCTGCTGCCCGACGAATCCGATCCCGACGACGACATCGGCGTGGTCCTGCTCACACTGCTGGACGGCATGCTGATCCAATGGTTGTTGGCACCCTCGGTCGCTCCGACACCGGACCGCGTCATCACCGGTCTGCGCGCCATAGTGCACGCCTTGGATTCCGGCCGATAG
- a CDS encoding esterase/lipase family protein produces MRSLAVLLSTMGLCTVLGVSAAFAEPPPNVEQVRDGSSAPAGANDWQCKPPPAHPAPVVLVHGTWGNQNSWDVLAPKLSAAGYCVFTLNYGRDTSSAYGAQPGIYGTADIRDSAGELAQFVDRVRAATGAAHVDIVAHSQGGLVARQYMRFGGGVNRADPQRNSVDQLITVGATNHGTTASNLGYLLPSGSASDPGKEIVAAVLGRAAAQQVVGSEFLRALNADGDTEPGVRYTVVASRFDEMSTPPEATFLTAGPGAFVENVWVQSVCAGDTFDHGRLLRSPAVIQIVQRALDPSFTGSRCTA; encoded by the coding sequence ATGCGTTCGCTGGCCGTGCTGCTTTCCACGATGGGTTTGTGCACGGTGTTGGGGGTGAGCGCGGCATTCGCGGAGCCACCACCGAACGTCGAGCAGGTTCGAGACGGGAGTTCTGCGCCAGCCGGAGCGAATGACTGGCAATGCAAGCCGCCGCCGGCGCATCCCGCCCCGGTGGTCCTGGTCCACGGCACCTGGGGGAATCAGAACAGCTGGGATGTGCTGGCGCCCAAGCTGTCCGCCGCGGGCTATTGCGTCTTCACCCTCAACTACGGTCGCGACACCTCGAGCGCCTACGGTGCGCAGCCGGGTATTTACGGGACCGCCGATATTCGGGATTCGGCGGGGGAGTTGGCGCAGTTCGTCGACCGGGTGCGCGCCGCGACCGGGGCCGCGCACGTGGACATCGTCGCGCATTCGCAGGGCGGGCTGGTGGCGCGTCAGTACATGCGCTTCGGCGGCGGCGTGAATCGTGCCGATCCGCAGCGTAATTCGGTGGACCAATTGATCACGGTGGGCGCCACCAATCACGGCACGACCGCCAGTAATCTCGGATATCTCCTTCCGTCCGGAAGCGCTTCGGATCCGGGTAAGGAGATCGTGGCCGCGGTACTCGGCCGGGCCGCCGCGCAGCAGGTGGTCGGCAGTGAATTCCTGCGCGCGCTCAATGCCGACGGCGATACCGAACCCGGTGTGCGCTATACGGTCGTCGCCAGTCGTTTCGACGAGATGTCCACACCGCCGGAGGCCACTTTCCTGACGGCCGGGCCGGGCGCGTTCGTAGAGAATGTGTGGGTCCAGAGCGTATGTGCCGGTGATACTTTCGACCACGGGCGATTGCTGCGTTCACCGGCGGTTATCCAGATCGTGCAGCGGGCGCTGGATCCGTCGTTCACCGGCTCCCGCTGCACCGCCTGA
- a CDS encoding antitoxin translates to MGMFDQLKKAADLAGKHADKLDPVIDKVGDAIDKQTGGKYAQHVDKAQETAKKTLRDQGHK, encoded by the coding sequence ATGGGAATGTTCGACCAGCTGAAGAAGGCGGCCGACCTGGCCGGCAAGCACGCCGACAAACTCGATCCGGTGATCGACAAGGTCGGTGACGCCATCGACAAGCAGACCGGCGGCAAATACGCCCAGCATGTCGACAAGGCGCAGGAGACGGCCAAGAAGACGCTGCGCGACCAGGGCCACAAGTAA
- the metE gene encoding 5-methyltetrahydropteroyltriglutamate--homocysteine S-methyltransferase, with protein sequence MVNVTDGFGSSILGYPRIGPHRELKRALEAYWRGSLEREELLAVGREIQDTQFAELHAAGLTQVPGNTFSFYDHILDNALLFGAVPKRFQPYREDLHPLDFYFLMARGRPDLPPLELVRLFGTNYHYRQPELDADTEFSLHPEALLDEWDRAKAAGIEQRPVVLGPLSLLLLSKAGHVPGEAEFDQLTLLDRLLPVYEELFEILAKRGATCVQLDEPCFTSDRTPAELAAFEQAYQRLSTAPLRPRILVTGQYGDLGEAVRILAGTAVEAIGLDLASFRMRPEELAKIPGIRRKRLYAGVISGTNVWRADRYVTLQYLNELAQVCPDLVVSTGTTLLHVPYDVLVEYDIDGNVADRLAFAKQKVLEVVSLAKALTEGPSEKWRRRPSEVHFKQKHAVRQRVYAVTPEMREREPYAVRREAQRDKLNLPLVPATTLGSFPQTAAVRQARYELGEGRLSYDEYRKRIEAEIESTIRLQEDIGLDVLVHGEHERNDMIQYFAELLDGFATTHFGWVQVYGSRCVRPPILYGDVARPKPMSVDWITYAQSLTDKPVKGIVTGPVTMVARSFVRQDQPLYETADQVALAIRDELADLEKAGVSIIQVDEPAVRELLPLRPDGRVEYLRWAVNAFRLATSGVRPETQIHTHIAYSGRAEIVRAIEELDADVTAIVATRSIEWVVKALREDAEEGHGLSHGVGPGVYESRSARIPDIDEIDELLTAAAEAVTPERLWANPDGGLKTRHYWQLEPSLRNLVAAARRVRRRAAG encoded by the coding sequence ATGGTCAACGTCACCGACGGCTTCGGATCGAGCATTCTCGGCTATCCGAGGATCGGACCGCACCGGGAACTCAAGCGTGCGCTGGAGGCGTACTGGCGGGGGTCGCTCGAGCGGGAGGAACTGCTCGCGGTCGGGCGCGAGATCCAGGACACGCAGTTCGCGGAGTTGCATGCGGCGGGGCTGACCCAGGTGCCCGGCAACACCTTCTCCTTCTACGACCACATCCTCGACAACGCGCTGCTGTTCGGCGCGGTGCCCAAGCGGTTCCAGCCCTACCGCGAGGACCTGCACCCGCTGGACTTCTACTTCCTGATGGCCCGCGGCCGCCCGGACCTGCCGCCGCTGGAACTGGTGCGCCTGTTCGGCACCAACTACCACTACCGCCAGCCGGAGCTGGACGCCGACACCGAGTTCTCGCTGCACCCCGAGGCTCTGCTCGACGAGTGGGATCGGGCCAAGGCGGCCGGTATCGAGCAGCGCCCGGTCGTGCTCGGCCCGCTGTCGCTGCTGCTGCTGTCGAAGGCCGGGCACGTCCCGGGCGAAGCCGAATTCGATCAGCTGACCCTGCTGGACCGGCTGCTCCCGGTGTACGAGGAACTGTTCGAGATCCTCGCCAAGCGCGGGGCGACCTGCGTGCAGCTGGACGAGCCGTGCTTCACCAGCGACCGCACCCCCGCGGAGCTGGCCGCGTTCGAGCAGGCGTACCAACGACTTTCGACCGCGCCGCTGCGCCCGCGCATCCTCGTCACCGGACAGTACGGCGATCTCGGCGAGGCCGTGCGGATCCTGGCGGGCACTGCCGTGGAGGCGATCGGCCTCGACCTCGCCAGCTTCCGGATGCGGCCCGAGGAGCTGGCGAAGATCCCCGGCATCCGCCGCAAGCGCCTGTACGCGGGCGTGATCAGCGGTACCAACGTGTGGCGCGCGGACCGCTACGTCACCCTGCAGTACCTCAACGAGCTGGCGCAGGTGTGCCCCGATCTGGTGGTCTCCACCGGTACCACGCTGCTGCACGTGCCCTACGACGTTCTCGTCGAATACGACATCGACGGCAATGTCGCCGACCGCCTCGCCTTCGCGAAACAGAAAGTGCTCGAGGTGGTTTCGCTGGCGAAGGCGCTAACGGAAGGGCCGTCGGAGAAATGGCGCCGCCGCCCGAGCGAGGTGCATTTCAAGCAGAAACACGCTGTGCGCCAACGTGTTTATGCCGTGACACCGGAAATGCGCGAGCGTGAGCCCTACGCCGTGCGCCGAGAAGCCCAGCGCGACAAGCTGAATCTGCCCCTGGTGCCCGCGACGACGCTGGGCTCCTTCCCGCAGACCGCCGCCGTCCGCCAGGCCCGCTACGAACTCGGCGAGGGGCGGCTGTCCTACGACGAGTACCGCAAGCGCATCGAGGCCGAGATCGAGTCCACCATCCGGTTGCAGGAGGACATCGGCCTGGACGTGCTGGTGCACGGCGAGCACGAGCGCAACGACATGATCCAGTACTTCGCCGAACTGCTTGACGGCTTCGCCACGACGCACTTCGGCTGGGTGCAGGTCTACGGGTCGCGCTGTGTGCGGCCGCCGATCCTCTACGGCGATGTCGCGCGGCCGAAGCCGATGTCGGTGGACTGGATCACCTACGCCCAGTCGCTCACCGACAAACCGGTGAAGGGCATTGTGACCGGCCCGGTCACGATGGTGGCGCGCTCTTTCGTGCGGCAGGACCAGCCGCTGTACGAGACCGCGGACCAGGTGGCGCTGGCGATCCGGGACGAGCTGGCGGACCTCGAGAAGGCCGGGGTGTCGATCATCCAGGTCGATGAACCGGCCGTGCGTGAACTGCTGCCGCTGCGCCCCGACGGCCGGGTCGAATACCTGCGCTGGGCGGTGAACGCGTTCCGCCTGGCCACCTCGGGCGTGCGGCCGGAGACCCAGATCCACACCCACATCGCCTATTCCGGCCGGGCCGAGATCGTCCGCGCGATCGAGGAGCTGGATGCCGACGTCACCGCGATCGTCGCCACCCGCTCCATCGAATGGGTGGTGAAGGCGCTGCGGGAGGATGCCGAGGAGGGCCACGGCCTGTCCCACGGCGTAGGACCCGGTGTGTACGAGAGCCGTTCGGCGCGCATCCCGGACATCGACGAGATCGACGAACTGCTGACCGCCGCGGCCGAGGCGGTTACCCCGGAGCGACTATGGGCGAATCCGGACGGTGGCTTGAAAACTCGGCATTACTGGCAGCTCGAGCCGTCGCTGCGCAACCTGGTCGCGGCCGCGCGACGGGTGCGCAGACGTGCGGCGGGTTAG